Below is a genomic region from Streptomyces roseoviridis.
GTCGATCGGGGCGTCGAGGGAGGCCGAGGTGTAGCCGTTGGCGGCGATCTTCGCTTCCATGACCTCCTCCTCCGAGAGGTTCATCAGAGCGGCGAGCTCGCTGACCTTGGGCGCGCGCCCCAGGCGGCTGCTGAGTTCGTCGGTCGCCTTGGCCAGTTCGACCCGCGCCTCCTGCAGCCTGCGGGGAACGTGGACCGCCCAGGAGGTGTCCCGGAAGAACCGCTTGATCTCGCCGACGATGTACGGCACCGCGAAGGTCGTGAACTCCACCTCGCGCGACAGGTCGAAGCGGTCGATGGCCTTGATCAGGCCGATCATGCCGACCTGGGTGATGTCCTCCATGTCGCCCCGGCCGCGGAAGCGTCCGGCGGCGTACCGCACGAGCGACATGTTCATCTCGATCAGGGTGTTGCGCGCGTACTGGTACTCCTGCGTGCCCTCTTCGAGCAGCGCGAGCTGTTCGAAGAACAGCTTGGAGAGCGAGCGGGCATCCTTCGGGGCCACCTCCTGCGGCGCCGCGACCTCGGGCAGTGCCCCGACCTTCCCGGTGGCCGTGGCCGTGGCCGTGGCCGTAGCCGTAGTCGCAGCCGTGACCTCGGCCGTAGCCGTGGCCGTTGATGTGGACGCTGCCATCACGCTCATGATCTTCCCTCCCTGGCGCCTGCCGGCCGGTTGCGGCACGGACGATGAGCGCCGCGTACCCCGAAAACCGGAACTCATGTCCCTCTTCCTGGACCGATCTCCGTCGGCGGCCGGCGGCCGGATCGCCGTTCACGGTTCGTCCCCGTGAGAGGGTAGGCTGCCCGTATTTGTCGTACGGCAACGATTACCGTACGAGGGGGGCGGCCTGTCCAGGCCGTGGCGGTGTCCGGCTGACCGGCGGGGCTCCTAGGCGCGTTCAAGAGGAATGGTCATGGCTGAGACGACGGTCGACAACACGCGCGTTCCCCGGACACGCGCTCGGGGAGCGGGCAAGGTGGGGGAGCCGGAGCTGCGGCAGCTGCTCGCCGGCCTGACCGCGGTGCGCGACGGTGACTTCGGCACCCGCCTGCCGGACGACGCGGACGGTCTGCTCGGCGAGATCGCCACGGTGTTCAACGGCATGGTCGACCAGCTCGCCCTCTTCACCTCCGAGGTGACCCGCGTCGCCCGTGAGGTCGGCACGGAGGGCACCCTGGGCGGACAGGCCGAGGTGCCCGGCGTCTCCGGCACCTGGGCCGATCTGACCGACTCGGTGAACGCCATGGCGGGCAACCTCACCACGCAGGTCCGCGACATCGCCCAGGTCGCCACCGCGGTGGCCAGGGGCGATCTGTCGCAGAAGATCGACGTGGACGCCCGCGGCGAGATCCTGGAGCTGAAGAAGACCATCAACACGATGGTCGACCAGCTGTCCGCGTTCGCCGACGAGGTCACGCGCGTGGCCCGCGAGGTGGGCACCGAGGGCAACCTCGGCGGCCAGGCCGACGTGAAGGGCGTCTCGGGCACCTGGCGTGACCTGACCGACTCGGTGAACTTCATGGCGGGCAACCTGACCGCCCAGGTCCGCAACATCGCCCAGGTCACCACGGCGGTGGCCCAGGGCGATCTGTCGCAGAAGATCACGGTGACGGCCCGGGGCGAGATCCTGGAGCTGAAGGAGACCATCAACACGATGGTCGACCAGCTCTCGTCGTTCGCCGACGAGGTGACCCGTATGGCCCGTGAGGTGGGCACCGAGGGGATCCTCGGGGGCCAGGCCGACGTGAAGGGCGTCTCGGGCACCTGGCGTGACCTGACCGACTCGGTGAACTTCATGGCCGGGAACCTGACCGCCCAGGTCCGCTCCATCGCCCAGGTCGCCACGGCCGTGGCGCAGGGTGACCTGTCGCAGAAGATCACGGTGACGGCCCGGGGCGAGATCCTGGAGCTGAAGGAGACCATCAACACGATGGTCGACCAGCTGTCCGCGTTCGCCGACGAGGTGACCCGGGTGGCCCGCGAGGTGGGCACCGAGGGCAATCTCGGCGGCCAGGCCACCGTACGGGGCGCGTCCGGTACGTGGAAGGACCTCACGGACAACGTCAACGTGATGGCGTCCAACCTGACCGGGCAGGTGCGCTCCATCGCCCAGGTCGCCACGGCCGTGGCGCGCGGCGACCTGTCCCGGAAGATCACGGTCGAGGCCAAGGGCGAGGTCGCCGCACTCGCCGCTGTGATCAACACCATGGTCGACACCCTCTCGGCCTTCGCGGACGAGGTGACCCGGGTGGCCCGCGAGGTCGGCACGGAGGGGCGGCTCGGCGGCCAGGCCCGGGTGCCGAACGTGGCCGGCACCTGGAAGGACCTCACCGACAACGTCAACTCCATGGCGAACAACCTGACCGGGCAGGTCCGCAACATCGCCCTCGTCACCACCGCCGTCGCCAACGGCGACCTCTCGAAGAAGATCGACGTCGACGCCCGGGGCGAGATCCTGGAGCTGAAGACCACCATCAACACCATGGTCGACCAGCTGTCCTCGTTCGCCGCCGAGGTCACCCGCGTGGCCCGGGAGGTCGGCAGCGAGGGCCGGCTCGGCGGCCAGGCCGAGGTCGAAGGCGTCTCCGGCACGTGGAAGCGGCTGACCGAGAACGTCAACGAGCTCGCCGGGAACCTGACCCGTCAGGTCCGCGCCATCGCCGAGGTCGCGAGCGCGGTCGCCGAGGGCGA
It encodes:
- a CDS encoding RNA polymerase sigma factor SigF — translated: MAASTSTATATAEVTAATTATATATATATGKVGALPEVAAPQEVAPKDARSLSKLFFEQLALLEEGTQEYQYARNTLIEMNMSLVRYAAGRFRGRGDMEDITQVGMIGLIKAIDRFDLSREVEFTTFAVPYIVGEIKRFFRDTSWAVHVPRRLQEARVELAKATDELSSRLGRAPKVSELAALMNLSEEEVMEAKIAANGYTSASLDAPIDGSGTSDGDDAFADLIGAEDPAMERVEDFHALAPLITALGERDRQILHFRFVDELTQAEIGERLGVSQMHVSRLLSRALASLRRGLLTTE